The DNA region AAGCCTTGGATGATGGCGTAGCTCCCCCGGTTATATTAGCCGCCACTCATGCCTCAGCTCTGGAGTATGTGACCTTGGACGAGCTGAAGCAACACGCGATCGATTGCGGTTAACGAATCAGTAATGGCATTGATGTCAATCATTAAAGGAGTGATGTGATCCTAGTTATATCCCACGGAGTAGGAATGAACTGATGTTTAGCAAAGAGCGATCGCATGATGGTACAGAAGGTTGCATATCACTTTTGCCCTCACCCTAAATCCCTCTCCCAAATTGGGAGAGGGACTTTGAGATGGTTCGGCTCCCCTTCTCCCAACCTGGGAGAAGGGGCTGGGGGATGAGGGCCTGCAAAGGTGACATGCTCTCGGTACGGAAAATGATATGCATGTTGCTACTATCCCGACTCTCTAAAATCCAATAAACCGCTGGCTCTGGCTGAGTTTTCCCCTGAACCGAAAATGCCTTTTGGGTTGAGTCCATTTGGCGGCATGAAAAAGGCACCTTGATGGTGCCTCTTGAGGTGGTCATTCCTGAAGACAAGTACTCAGGATTTGCAATCCAATCATGTCCCAGTTGTAGGATGCGTGAGGCGTTAGCCGTAACGCCTCGCAGGGATTTTATTTGCGTGCGCAGCCCTAATCTCTGCGTTTGAAGGATGCTAACCAATCTCGTAGTTGATCGGCGGCTACATCTCGGCCTCCCAAACCAAAGGCCAGCGCGATCGCGACTGCGATCGCACCCAGTAATAACCCGAAAGCCAGGTTAATAATGCTGGGGGCAATGCCAATTTGCTGGAGCGCCATTGCAGCAACCAGAACAATGATGGCAATCCGGGCGGCTTGTCCCAGAATGCGAGATTGGGCACCGTCTGACCCAGCAATAATGCTGTAAGCGAGATTGGCCAGATACAGGCCGATGGCAAAAATTACCAATCCCACCAGAATCTGACCCAGGATCACCAGTAAGCCACTGACGATCGCGGTCAGAGCCGGAATGCCTAAAACATTGGTAGCAGCGACGGCGGCAAACAGCATAATGCCGATCAGGACGATGATCCCAACAATTTCCGAAGGGGTACGGGCGGCTCCTCGACTTACATCTGGCTGAATCAGCATCGGACTGCCTTCTACGGGCTGATCGAGCGCTGGCGGGGGCGGAATGGGTGGAGCCGCGGCAGGGGATGGCAAACCTAACCAGTTCAAAACATTATTGAACCCCAATCCGGTGAGCAAATTTGTTACCAGATCCTTCACAAACTGCCCAATGATATATCCCAAAACCAGAATCAGAGCGGCGGTAAAGATTTGTGGAATGGCCGTCAGGAACTGATTCAGCATGAGCGCCGCTGGTACCGAGATCGATCGAATCTGTAAAGCATCCAGCGCTGCAATCACAGTTGGAATCAGGATCAGGACAAAGACCAGGGTTCCTAAGATCGAGGATAGCGATTGTCCGCCTGTACGGGTTAACCCAACTCGGCTCCCTATGCGATCGGTACCTACTGCAATCAATAAGTTGGTGACAATATCGCGCACAATTCTGGCAATAAACCAGCCGATGATCCCAATCAGGATCGCCTTCACAATATTGGGTAAGGCCAGGAGAAATTCATTCAACAGGTTTTGGACGGGTTGGAGTGGGCCTTCCAGGTTCAAGATCCCCAAAATCAGGGGTAAAAAGAACAGAAAGACAAACCAGTACAAAATATTGCCCAAAGTTTCGCTGAGCAGAAACTGACTTTGTGGCGGTCGGCTCACCGCTTCTGGGGTCAGTTGATAGGGATCTTCAGGCCCAGCCGGAGGTCTCGTCACTTGAGTGTCACTGGCTTGAAGCCGCTCATCTAGACCCAGCGATCGGGCCAGACGAATAGCCACAATCCGGCTGAGGGTGGCAACGACCCAGGCCACGGCAACCATGAAGATGGCCCCACCGATGCGGGGTAAATAGGCAAAGATTTGATTCAGAAAGTTATTGAGTGGTTGTGAAACTGTGTTGAGTTGCAGGGCGTTTAAGGCCCCGACAATCGCCAAAATCATCACAATCCAGAACACTACCGTAGCGATCACGTTCTCGATACTGAACGTATCCGCCCGTTCTCCGGCTGTTAAGTGGGCAATTCGGTTGTCAATATTGGTGCGCTTTAAAAGACTCCGAATTCCGGAGGCCAGCAGTGCTGCGACGATCCATCCCACAATCAGGATGGCGATCGCTAACAGCAGCCTCCAAATCAAATCAACAACATTGGGGCCTAACCCGAAATAATTGGCAACTTCTTGAGTATTGACCTGGGCTAGCAGATGGGGCAATTGCGGATGCAGCCCAACGCCCTGAGGCAAGAAGCACAGACTACCCTGAGCAAGTTCAATCATGGCGTATCCCTGCAAGTGGAGGATGACAAGTCAACTTTCATGGCTTCTTAAATGACCCCAGGCTCTCTAAAAAAGCAGCTTTTCTGGAAAATCCTGGGTTTTTCTCATAATTTCGAGCAAATTTTACTTTATTTCCGGGGAGTGAAATCATAATTCTATCCAAAGATTTATATTTTCTTTTCTGGCGAATATTTATATTTTCCAATACTTATGGCCATTGCTATCCAGGGTCGTAGAAAATCCTCCAATAGATAGAAGTCAATACTTGACTGATGTGAGGAGGATGCGGAAAGTCCGCGCTGGATGCAAAAAAACTTTTCTGGCTGAGTAGTCAGGGATACCATTAACTCATCCACTCAGTTAAGTATTTGCTTGAAACATAAGTTCTTTCTTTGAAAGGATGTGAATAATGCCTCTAATCAAAAAACTACTTGCGGAATTTATCGGTACGGCATGGCTGGTTTTTGGTGGCTGTGGCAGTGCGGTTCTGGCGGCAGCCTTCACCAGTAAAGGCGGTGCCCTGGGCAATGGCGTTGAATTCCCCCTGGGAATTGGCTTTGCCGGGGTGTCTCTGGCCTTTGGCTTGACGGTACTAACCGGAGCCTATGCTCTGGGACACATTTCTGGTGGCCATTTCAATCCTGCTGTCTCTTTTGGACTGTGGGCTGGAAAGCGTTTCCCCGCGTCTGAATTGCTGCCCTATATCATTGCTCAGGTGCTGGGCGGAATTCTGGGCGCAGGGATTATCTACTTAATTGTTACGGGTAAAGCGGGCGGCTACACGATCGACCCAGGAGCAGCAGGGGTGTTTGCCACCAATGGGTTTGGTTCTCATTCTCCTGGTGGCTTCTCGTGGTTTGCTTGCCTTGTCGCTGAGTTCGTGCTCACTTTCATGTTCGTGATTGTGATTCTGGGGGCTACGGACGATCGCGCCTTCAAACCTTTGGCAGGAACGGCGATCGGTTTGGCGTTGACCCTGATTCACCTGATTAGTATTCCGATCACCAATACTTCTGTGAATCCGGCTCGCAGTCTGGCTCCGGCTTTGTTTGTGGGTGGAACTCCTCTGGCTCAGGTCTGGTTCTTTTGGGTGGTTCCCATCTTAGGTGCTCTGGCCGCCGGGTATCTGTATCTCAACTTCTTTGAGCCAACTCGTGAGATACGTTCTCAAGAAGAGTTGGAAAGTTCCCGCTTCTAAAAACTGTGAACCGCCGCTTAATTGCCGCGATCACCGCTGGAATTTTACTGGGGATCTCTCTCAGTCTGGCTACGCGATCGCGGCAAATTCGCGTTTTCTGGGTATTAACGACTCGTTATTGTCCCAGGTGCGATTTACAGGGAACTCGATTGTTCGGGGCCAACCTGCAGGGAGCTAATTTGCAGTCAGCCAATCTGCAGCAGGCAAACTTAAGTGAAGCCAACTTAACTGGAGCCAATCTATCTAAGGCCAACCTCCAGGAAGCTAATTTAAGCTTAACGAATCTGACTCAAGTCAATTTAGCCGGCGCTAACTTAGCCCAGGCTAGTTTGCAGGGAGCCAATCTGTCTGGAGCTGATCTGCAAATGAGTGACTTACGCCGAGCAAAATTGCTTTTAGTGGATCTCGAAGCGGCAAATCTGGCCGGAGCAGACTTGCGAGGAGCAGACCTGCAGGGTGTTAATTGGACACGATCGCAACTCTACAATGTCCAGAAGGATTAACCTCCGTAATCGTGATCCCTCTATTGGCAAAGTTGTCGGCAGATAACCTCGAACTCGGGAGCGTGTCACCTTTTGGGGAGAAAAATGAGCATAGAGATAGGTCTCTTTCTCTATCAGCAGTATGACTCCAGAACAACAACAGGAACTTGAACAACATGTCGCGCGGATCGCTCAAATTCTGCACCAGGACGCACAAGCTCAAGGTCTGCCGATGAGTTCGTTAGCCGAGATTGAAGCGACGGTGAGAGAGCAGATGCAAGTCCATGTGTCGCCACAAATCGGTATTTTTTTATCGACCAGGTCAGTCCCCCGCACGTCGGAGCCTATGAACGAAGCGTAAAGAGTATTTTGGGAGCGTTGAAGTTGACACGAGCGCAAGCACTGGCGCTAGAGGTCAAACCCAGTAGCCAAATCAGTCCATACCTGGAGATGTGCTGCTTACGAGCCAGTGCAAATGCCTCCTACCGGGAGGCGGCAGCAGAAGTCGCAATCATGACTGGCATCAAAGTCAGCCTGAAGACCCAGCAACGCATCGTGCATCGCCAAGACTTTAGCCCTCCAGAGGGCGACAGAGCCGTTGAGGTCAACCAAATGAGTTTGGACGGGGGCAACATTCGCCTAATCACCCCAGCCGGAAAACCGAGCCAATGGCGACAGTACAAAGCCTTGCGGGTGAATGGGGATGGTGTTGGGGTAGCTTATTACCAAGCCAATGACCAACTGTGTCAATGGGTGGAAACCTTAGTGACAGCGACCCTGTTGTATTGTCTAGGGGACGGACATCCGGGAATTTGGGGAGTGTATGCTCAAATGCAGTTGAGTAGCCCACGCCGGGAGATTTTAGACTGGTATCACCTCAAGGAAAACCTATACAAAGTGGGTGGGTCGCTCAAACGCTTGCAGGAGGCAGAAACTCTGTTGTGGCAAGGCAAGGTGAATGAGGTGTTAGCTTTGTTTGATGCGTTGAACAAACCCCAAGCGCATAAATTCTGCGACTATTTGCGGACTCACCAAGACCGGATTCCCAACTATGAATATTACCAGAGCGAAGGCATTCCAATTGGTTCTGGGGATGTCGAGTCATGGGTCAAACAGATTGACCGTCGCACTCAAATTTCCGGTGCTCAATGGAGAGAAGATCATGTTCCTCAAGTGCTGGCTCATCGATGTGCTTATTTGAATGGTCAACTTGCCCCTACTTCCCCCTTTTCTCTCTCAAAAAAGTGACACGCTTCCCTCGAACTCTCACCGATAACCTCTATTCCGCCCGCACCAAGGCAGTGTTAGGTTGCCGACTGTATAAACTCCAACTCTGTGTTACGAGGCTGCGAGACGTAAAGAATTGGCAATAGACAGATAATCCCTATGGGGACGGTCTGAAGTAGCTGGAGGCAGAAGAATTAAGGCTCTTAGAGCTTCAGTAAACTCTCCTAACCCGTCATCGCGGGATATTGCTCGAAGCTTATTGAGCTTGCCTTGATTAAGTTCAATTGAGTAATCTTCATCTACGAATACAAGACCACGATCATAAGCGTAGTGATGCAATGCATATAACGCCATTCCGTTAGATGTTTGATCAGTTCCATCCTCATGGCTTACTGGTACAATATGCGCTGCCTGTACTAAATCGAGCTGTATACCACACATAGCACATCGATAGTTATAAGCGGTTAAAACTCGATCTTGGAAACTGGAATCCCTTAATCTCTTCTTGACAGTCTGAATTATCGTTTGACGAGTCCAGCTTGTTGACTCAATCTCTTCATCATTGACTGCATAAGGGTTTTCAGCTACAGTTTCAAGCACACTAAGATCATATTGAGATTCACCGAAACCATGTAGAGGTTCTAAATCTCTAACGTATTCAATGAAGAAACTGGGTTTGAAAGCGATTGCTATTTCTTCATTACCTTTGTCACAGGCAGAAAATCCATTAATGTGGGCATTGCGAAGGTACTGTTCCCGAATTTGAATTGAGGGTGAAGATCCTAATATGCCGGAGTGCTTGTTGTAATCAAAACCTGCAAAAACACCAACTTCGTCCCACCAACCAAGAATTAGAGTTTTACCCCCAATTTCAGGTTCAAAGTAGTTAGTAGATAAACCTGTGATTTGAATGCGGTATTCGCTTCTAGGTCTTGCTGAACCTCCCCCATGAGTCAAGTTCCAGATATAGACACGAATCCGATAGTCTTCATCGTTCCTGTAAAGCTGCAATCTATAGCAATCCCAAATCAGATGTGAGAATCTAGAGACGACTGCAATATGGTTGGAAATGGTTCTATGCTAGAAGACCTGAATGACTTCATCAAGTCTAATCCAGATGCGCGTGAACTCAAACGAGCAGTAGCGGTCCAAATGTTTCTCAAAGGATATAAGCATCGAGAGATTGGGGAGAGTATCGGTGTGAGTTCAGGTTTCATTAGCAAATGGAGTAGGATCTACGAACAGTTGGGGGTTTCTGGGTTGAAACTGGGGTATTGCGGTTCAGTCGGCTATCTAGAACCAGAGCAACGGCAGGCGGTGATTAGCTGGTTAAAGCACAAGAATTACTGGAATCTGGCTGAGTTGCAAGCGCATATTGAACAGGAGTATGGAGTAGTCTTTGACTCCAAGCAAAGTTACTACACCCTGTTTGAGCAAGCTGGGATTAGCTGGAAGAAAACGCAAAAGCGCAATCCGAAGGCAGACCCAGCGTTAGTAGAGAAAAAAACAGGAGATTACGGCTTGGTTGGAGGCGCATCGGCAGGAGATCATCTCGGGCGAGTTGGTGGTCTTCTTTGAGGATGAATGCCATCTGTTGTGGGGGGACTTATGTGGGTATGTGTGGGGCAAAACAAACGAACGCATCGAGGTTCCCATCACCAATGAACGCAGCAGGCAGACTTACTATGGAGCCGTGAATATCTACACACAGCAGTGCCTGATTCAAGCATCTGAAACTGGCAATAGCGATGGCACGATTGCTTTTCTTCAATATCTGCTGAGCCAATGTCCGAACAGTCGGATTGCGTTGATTTGGGATGGAGCCAGCTATCATCGCTCCCAAGAGGTAAAACAGTATCTTGAATCGGTCAATCAAGGACTCGATGAGTCCAACTGGAAAATCACTTGCATTCGCTTTGCGCCCAATGATCCCAAGCAAAACCCAATTGAGGATATTTGGTTGCAGGCAAAGCGATTCATTCGAGAGTACTACCACTTGTGTCAATCGTTCAATGTCGTTAAGTTCCTCTTTGAGCTTGTGACTCACCACCAAACCTTTAGCTTTCCAAAGCTTTTTACCTATGGCTTTTTCTCATAATCCATTTAGGATCGCTATAAATGGATGAGTAACTGGGTTTTCCAAATACAGAACGTTCCATCCACACTCTGAAATCGAGCGTATGACAATACCGAGCAGATCAGCCTTAGTG from Leptodesmis sichuanensis A121 includes:
- a CDS encoding mechanosensitive ion channel is translated as MIELAQGSLCFLPQGVGLHPQLPHLLAQVNTQEVANYFGLGPNVVDLIWRLLLAIAILIVGWIVAALLASGIRSLLKRTNIDNRIAHLTAGERADTFSIENVIATVVFWIVMILAIVGALNALQLNTVSQPLNNFLNQIFAYLPRIGGAIFMVAVAWVVATLSRIVAIRLARSLGLDERLQASDTQVTRPPAGPEDPYQLTPEAVSRPPQSQFLLSETLGNILYWFVFLFFLPLILGILNLEGPLQPVQNLLNEFLLALPNIVKAILIGIIGWFIARIVRDIVTNLLIAVGTDRIGSRVGLTRTGGQSLSSILGTLVFVLILIPTVIAALDALQIRSISVPAALMLNQFLTAIPQIFTAALILVLGYIIGQFVKDLVTNLLTGLGFNNVLNWLGLPSPAAAPPIPPPPALDQPVEGSPMLIQPDVSRGAARTPSEIVGIIVLIGIMLFAAVAATNVLGIPALTAIVSGLLVILGQILVGLVIFAIGLYLANLAYSIIAGSDGAQSRILGQAARIAIIVLVAAMALQQIGIAPSIINLAFGLLLGAIAVAIALAFGLGGRDVAADQLRDWLASFKRRD
- the aqpZ gene encoding aquaporin Z produces the protein MPLIKKLLAEFIGTAWLVFGGCGSAVLAAAFTSKGGALGNGVEFPLGIGFAGVSLAFGLTVLTGAYALGHISGGHFNPAVSFGLWAGKRFPASELLPYIIAQVLGGILGAGIIYLIVTGKAGGYTIDPGAAGVFATNGFGSHSPGGFSWFACLVAEFVLTFMFVIVILGATDDRAFKPLAGTAIGLALTLIHLISIPITNTSVNPARSLAPALFVGGTPLAQVWFFWVVPILGALAAGYLYLNFFEPTREIRSQEELESSRF
- a CDS encoding pentapeptide repeat-containing protein, with the translated sequence MNRRLIAAITAGILLGISLSLATRSRQIRVFWVLTTRYCPRCDLQGTRLFGANLQGANLQSANLQQANLSEANLTGANLSKANLQEANLSLTNLTQVNLAGANLAQASLQGANLSGADLQMSDLRRAKLLLVDLEAANLAGADLRGADLQGVNWTRSQLYNVQKD
- a CDS encoding ISKra4 family transposase (programmed frameshift), with protein sequence MTPEQQQELEQHVARIAQILHQDAQAQGLPMSSLAEIEATVREQMQVHVSPQIGNFFIDQVSPPHVGAYERSVKSILGALKLTRAQALALEVKPSSQISPYLEMCCLRASANASYREAAAEVAIMTGIKVSLKTQQRIVHRQDFSPPEGDRAVEVNQMSLDGGNIRLITPAGKPSQWRQYKALRVNGDGVGVAYYQANDQLCQWVETLVTATLLYCLGDGHPGIWGVYAQMQLSSPRREILDWYHLKENLYKVGGSLKRLQEAETLLWQGKVNEVLALFDALNKPQAHKFCDYLRTHQDRIPNYEYYQSEGIPIGSGDVESWVKQIDRRTQISGAQWREDHVPQVLAHRCAYLNGQLAPTSPFSLSKK
- a CDS encoding HNH endonuclease; amino-acid sequence: MQLYRNDEDYRIRVYIWNLTHGGGSARPRSEYRIQITGLSTNYFEPEIGGKTLILGWWDEVGVFAGFDYNKHSGILGSSPSIQIREQYLRNAHINGFSACDKGNEEIAIAFKPSFFIEYVRDLEPLHGFGESQYDLSVLETVAENPYAVNDEEIESTSWTRQTIIQTVKKRLRDSSFQDRVLTAYNYRCAMCGIQLDLVQAAHIVPVSHEDGTDQTSNGMALYALHHYAYDRGLVFVDEDYSIELNQGKLNKLRAISRDDGLGEFTEALRALILLPPATSDRPHRDYLSIANSLRLAAS
- a CDS encoding helix-turn-helix domain-containing protein, with the translated sequence MVGNGSMLEDLNDFIKSNPDARELKRAVAVQMFLKGYKHREIGESIGVSSGFISKWSRIYEQLGVSGLKLGYCGSVGYLEPEQRQAVISWLKHKNYWNLAELQAHIEQEYGVVFDSKQSYYTLFEQAGISWKKTQKRNPKADPALVEKKTGDYGLVGGASAGDHLGRVGGLL
- a CDS encoding transposase; translated protein: MVFFEDECHLLWGDLCGYVWGKTNERIEVPITNERSRQTYYGAVNIYTQQCLIQASETGNSDGTIAFLQYLLSQCPNSRIALIWDGASYHRSQEVKQYLESVNQGLDESNWKITCIRFAPNDPKQNPIEDIWLQAKRFIREYYHLCQSFNVVKFLFELVTHHQTFSFPKLFTYGFFS